The Antricoccus suffuscus genome has a segment encoding these proteins:
- a CDS encoding CaiB/BaiF CoA transferase family protein: MAGPLTGLKVVELGGIGPGPHAAMLLSDLGADAVRVERPAGGLSLRNGAKTDWSQRGRRSVAADMKTDEGVALVRALITKADVVIDGFRPGVAERLGIGPDEFTESNPGLVFARMTGWGQAGPLSSAVGHDINYIGLTGMLHAMGTTNAPPSPPLNLVGDFGGGSLYLVLGVLAALHERGQSGRGQVVDAAIVDGVSSLGQPIWSLLNGGVWQNRRQANILDGAAPFYRTYPCSDGKYVAVGAIEPQFYAALLTGLELDPKDLPTQMDQSTWADVNKQFAEIFASRTRADWEQVFGGTDACVTPVLDFDEAAANTHLRERGALIEIDGVVQSGVAPRFSRSATDVPKAPTTPGSSTDEVCADWGIK; the protein is encoded by the coding sequence ATGGCTGGACCACTCACCGGTCTGAAGGTCGTCGAACTGGGCGGCATCGGGCCCGGACCCCATGCGGCAATGTTGCTGTCCGATCTCGGCGCCGACGCCGTACGGGTGGAGCGACCCGCGGGCGGGCTGAGTCTGCGCAACGGCGCGAAAACCGACTGGTCACAGCGCGGACGCCGCTCGGTTGCCGCCGACATGAAGACCGACGAAGGCGTGGCCCTCGTTCGCGCGTTAATCACTAAGGCCGACGTCGTCATCGACGGATTTCGCCCCGGCGTGGCCGAACGCCTCGGAATCGGACCGGACGAGTTCACCGAGTCCAACCCCGGGCTCGTGTTCGCGCGGATGACCGGCTGGGGTCAAGCCGGTCCGCTGTCCTCGGCGGTCGGACACGACATCAACTACATCGGGCTGACCGGCATGCTGCACGCGATGGGGACGACCAATGCCCCACCGTCACCACCGCTCAACCTGGTCGGCGACTTCGGCGGCGGCTCGCTCTATCTCGTGCTCGGCGTACTCGCGGCACTGCACGAACGCGGCCAGTCCGGACGCGGCCAGGTGGTCGACGCCGCGATTGTCGACGGCGTCAGTTCCCTCGGCCAGCCCATCTGGTCGCTGCTCAACGGCGGGGTCTGGCAGAACCGCCGGCAGGCCAACATCCTCGATGGTGCCGCACCGTTTTACCGCACGTACCCTTGCTCCGACGGCAAGTACGTCGCTGTGGGCGCGATCGAGCCGCAGTTCTACGCGGCCCTGCTGACCGGTCTCGAGCTAGACCCGAAAGACCTGCCGACGCAGATGGACCAAAGCACCTGGGCCGACGTCAATAAGCAGTTTGCCGAGATTTTCGCGTCCCGCACCCGCGCCGACTGGGAACAGGTCTTCGGCGGCACCGATGCCTGCGTAACGCCCGTGCTGGACTTCGATGAGGCCGCGGCCAACACGCATCTGCGTGAGCGTGGCGCGCTCATCGAGATCGACGGCGTGGTGCAGTCCGGTGTCGCTCCACGCTTCTCGCGGAGCGCGACCGACGTACCTAAGGCCCCGACCACACCCGGATCGAGCACGGACGAGGTCTGCGCGGACTGGGGTATCAAGTAA
- a CDS encoding phage holin family protein, whose translation MRILARIIATALATALAAWLVSGITLGGGTDQRKILTLVCVAVIIGIVNAVVRPIVTVLSGCIVVLTLGLFLLVINALMLLLSSWVAGKLGLGFHVDGFWPALWGSIIISIVSGAIYAVLRPHRDDRSANHH comes from the coding sequence ATGCGGATCCTTGCCCGAATCATCGCCACCGCCCTGGCGACGGCACTCGCTGCATGGTTGGTCAGCGGCATCACGCTCGGCGGAGGCACCGATCAGCGCAAGATCCTGACCCTTGTCTGCGTCGCGGTCATCATCGGCATTGTCAACGCCGTCGTACGCCCGATTGTCACCGTCCTGTCCGGCTGCATCGTGGTGCTGACCCTCGGCCTGTTCCTGCTTGTCATCAACGCGCTGATGCTGCTACTCAGCTCCTGGGTCGCCGGCAAACTCGGCCTCGGCTTCCACGTCGACGGGTTCTGGCCGGCGTTGTGGGGTTCCATCATCATCAGCATCGTCAGTGGCGCCATTTACGCGGTGCTGCGCCCGCACCGAGACGATCGATCCGCGAACCACCACTGA
- a CDS encoding SDR family NAD(P)-dependent oxidoreductase: MPATPPFRLDDKIAVITGGSRGLGREMAFAFAEQGATVVVASRKEDSCIETAKEITAATGATALGIGCHVGKWADCDRLASTVLERFGKIDVLVNNAGMSPLYDKLTDVSEELFNKVLDVNLKGPFRLSALVGEQMVSAGGGVIINVSSTGSVAPRGDIIPYAMAKSGLNAMTLGLARGFSPTVRVNGIMPGPFLTDISEAWDMEAFERRAQNDIPLQRGGQPGEIVGAALYLASDASSYTTGTIIKVDGGSAYGAH, translated from the coding sequence ATGCCTGCAACGCCCCCATTCCGTCTCGATGACAAAATCGCCGTAATTACCGGTGGTAGTCGCGGACTTGGCCGGGAGATGGCCTTCGCCTTCGCCGAACAAGGCGCGACCGTCGTCGTGGCCAGTCGCAAGGAAGACAGCTGCATCGAGACCGCGAAGGAGATCACCGCTGCAACCGGCGCGACCGCCCTCGGGATCGGATGTCACGTTGGTAAGTGGGCCGACTGCGACCGACTCGCCTCGACCGTGCTTGAGCGGTTCGGCAAGATCGACGTACTCGTCAACAACGCCGGCATGTCGCCGCTCTACGACAAGCTCACCGACGTATCGGAGGAACTGTTCAACAAGGTCCTCGACGTAAATCTGAAAGGTCCATTCCGGCTGTCTGCACTCGTCGGTGAACAGATGGTGTCTGCCGGTGGTGGCGTGATCATCAACGTCTCGAGCACCGGATCAGTTGCTCCCCGCGGCGACATAATTCCTTACGCCATGGCCAAATCGGGTCTCAACGCGATGACTCTCGGCCTGGCCCGCGGCTTCTCGCCGACGGTCCGAGTCAACGGCATCATGCCGGGACCGTTCCTGACCGATATCTCCGAGGCATGGGACATGGAGGCCTTCGAGCGGCGGGCACAAAACGACATCCCATTGCAGCGCGGGGGACAGCCGGGCGAGATCGTCGGCGCCGCGCTCTATCTCGCCAGTGACGCGTCGTCGTACACGACCGGCACGATTATCAAGGTCGACGGCGGTTCGGCGTACGGCGCACACTAG
- a CDS encoding acetyl-CoA C-acetyltransferase, which produces MADAYIIDAARTPRGIGKVGKGSLAHLHPQHLAATVLKAIKERNNLDTKDVQDVIWSTSTQEGKQGGDMGRMAALDAGFDQTVSGVSLDRFCGGGISSVAFATAQVMSGMEDLVIAGGTEMMSLTGTMAAQKREAGLPPALMGSHNEHLDEIHPQSHQGICGDAIAAMEGISREALDALGLESQKRAKIAQDEGRFDKSIIPVYNEDGSLALDKDEYPRPGTTAESLANLKPAFTALADAPYDEEGHTFRNQINRKFPDLKIEPVHHAGNSSGVVDGAAAVLVASKEYADKHGLKPRARVVATVNMGDDPTLMLNAPVPAAKKVLERAGLTKDDIDLWEVNEAFAVVTEKFIRDMDIDRAKINVNGGAIALGHPIGATGSMLIGTVLDELERTGGRYGLVTMCAAGGMAPAIIIERVDS; this is translated from the coding sequence ATGGCAGACGCTTACATCATCGACGCGGCGCGCACGCCTCGCGGTATCGGCAAGGTCGGGAAGGGGTCGCTCGCGCATCTGCACCCGCAGCACCTGGCCGCGACCGTCCTGAAGGCAATCAAGGAACGCAACAACCTCGACACCAAGGACGTGCAGGACGTCATCTGGTCGACCTCGACGCAGGAAGGCAAGCAGGGCGGCGACATGGGCCGGATGGCTGCCCTCGACGCCGGCTTCGACCAGACCGTCAGTGGTGTGTCGCTGGACCGCTTCTGCGGCGGCGGCATTTCGTCGGTCGCGTTTGCGACGGCTCAGGTCATGAGTGGCATGGAAGACCTGGTCATCGCCGGTGGCACCGAGATGATGAGCCTGACCGGCACCATGGCGGCACAGAAGCGTGAAGCTGGTCTGCCGCCGGCCCTGATGGGTTCGCACAACGAGCACCTGGACGAGATCCACCCCCAGTCGCATCAGGGCATCTGCGGCGACGCGATCGCGGCGATGGAAGGCATCTCCCGCGAGGCGCTGGATGCACTGGGCCTGGAGAGCCAGAAGCGCGCCAAGATCGCTCAGGACGAAGGACGATTCGACAAGTCGATCATCCCGGTCTACAACGAGGACGGCTCGCTCGCGCTGGACAAGGACGAGTACCCGCGCCCGGGCACGACCGCCGAGTCCCTGGCAAACCTCAAGCCGGCGTTCACCGCGCTTGCCGACGCGCCGTACGACGAGGAGGGTCACACCTTCCGCAATCAGATCAACCGCAAGTTCCCGGACCTGAAGATCGAGCCGGTGCACCATGCCGGTAACTCCTCGGGCGTTGTCGATGGTGCGGCCGCGGTCCTGGTCGCCTCGAAGGAGTACGCCGACAAGCACGGCCTGAAGCCGCGCGCCCGCGTCGTCGCCACCGTCAACATGGGTGACGATCCGACGCTGATGCTCAACGCTCCGGTCCCGGCTGCGAAGAAGGTCCTTGAGCGGGCCGGCTTGACCAAGGACGACATCGATCTGTGGGAGGTCAACGAGGCCTTCGCGGTCGTGACCGAGAAGTTCATCCGCGACATGGACATCGACCGCGCGAAGATCAACGTCAACGGCGGCGCCATCGCGCTCGGCCACCCGATCGGGGCGACCGGCTCGATGCTGATCGGTACCGTCTTGGACGAGCTCGAGCGCACCGGCGGCCGCTACGGCCTGGTCACCATGTGCGCCGCAGGCGGCATGGCTCCGGCGATCATCATCGAACGCGTCGACAGCTAA
- a CDS encoding serine hydrolase domain-containing protein translates to MTDVIAQSLQRAVSSGAVPMAIGIVADRDGVLYDGSAGVRSPGSDDRVDSNSLLRMASMTKIVTTVAALHAVEEGLLNLAAPVASYCPEFADLKVLEGFDGDTPRLRAPATQATVHQLITHTSGLGYDVWDGDLFRWAQITGTPSILERKRAVFATPLTSDPGTRWEYSLSTDWLGLVLEAVCGKPLDQVVRDRVTGPLGMDDTGFSPEELDMARAVPTHTLAGGKWVAAPLTTNPDAEFISGGGGLWSTPADYAKFQRMLLRGGELDGARILPETVVEQAFSNQIGDLSVPGTIPSYNLAASAPFDFGDGHKWGYGLLLNTATKPGHRRAWSGCWWGLINTHYWIDRDSGITASFYSQLLPFYTPEYVSALDDFEQAVYETYP, encoded by the coding sequence ATGACTGATGTGATTGCACAATCCCTGCAACGCGCGGTGAGTTCAGGTGCCGTCCCGATGGCTATCGGGATAGTCGCGGACCGCGATGGAGTCTTGTACGACGGCTCCGCGGGGGTGCGTAGTCCCGGATCCGACGATCGGGTCGATAGCAACTCGCTTCTGCGGATGGCGTCGATGACCAAGATCGTCACGACCGTCGCGGCCCTGCACGCGGTCGAGGAAGGACTGCTCAACCTCGCTGCGCCAGTCGCGTCGTACTGTCCGGAGTTCGCCGACCTGAAGGTCCTGGAGGGCTTCGATGGGGACACCCCGCGACTGCGCGCGCCGGCCACGCAGGCGACGGTGCATCAACTGATCACCCACACCTCGGGGCTCGGGTACGACGTGTGGGACGGTGACTTGTTCCGGTGGGCTCAGATCACCGGCACGCCAAGCATCCTAGAACGCAAACGCGCGGTCTTCGCCACGCCGTTGACGTCAGATCCTGGCACCCGGTGGGAGTACTCGCTCAGTACGGACTGGCTCGGCCTCGTACTGGAGGCCGTGTGCGGCAAACCTCTCGACCAGGTGGTCCGCGACCGCGTCACTGGTCCGCTCGGCATGGACGACACGGGCTTCTCACCGGAAGAGCTCGATATGGCGCGCGCCGTACCAACACACACCCTGGCCGGTGGGAAGTGGGTTGCGGCTCCGCTGACGACAAACCCGGACGCGGAGTTCATCAGTGGCGGCGGCGGCCTGTGGTCCACCCCTGCGGACTACGCCAAGTTTCAGCGCATGCTTCTGCGCGGCGGCGAACTGGACGGCGCTCGGATCCTCCCGGAAACCGTAGTCGAGCAAGCATTCTCCAATCAGATCGGCGACCTGTCGGTGCCCGGCACGATCCCCAGCTACAACCTGGCGGCGTCGGCACCGTTCGACTTCGGTGACGGACACAAGTGGGGCTACGGGCTCCTGCTCAACACAGCGACCAAGCCCGGGCATCGTCGCGCCTGGAGTGGTTGTTGGTGGGGCCTGATCAACACGCATTACTGGATCGATCGCGACAGTGGCATCACGGCGTCGTTCTACTCGCAGTTGCTGCCGTTCTATACCCCCGAATATGTCAGCGCGCTGGACGACTTCGAGCAGGCGGTCTACGAGACGTATCCCTGA
- a CDS encoding GNAT family N-acetyltransferase — protein MAERVGHTRVAQERDFPLIQEIEAATARMIPDLPDGLGTPDRDGTLLVVGEPAVGFAHISEVDGRFNLERIVVRPDQTRQGRGTELVYAAVQLVATRGGDALSLAAFTDVPGNEPFFRALGFAPVEQPAGREPVTMSENPTPADKRIVMMRPIAPGVVPRPAVSVIPVRDGDAGLEVFVQHRVQTMDFAPGVVVFPGGRVDPVDAEHAAQVPDEQLDELVDVWRDSAYVRQAEDPRFAVRVILATGIREVAEETGVQLRPDELIPWDDWTTPPGVPKRFQVHFMVAHLPSDDERSPQNTTTEAFKSEWLPVSEVLRRGATAELKVMTPTRVILEELEQFGDVATVLAACPEITPVLFDHLLTRPRPRRNLMEATE, from the coding sequence ATGGCGGAACGGGTTGGGCACACACGGGTCGCGCAAGAGCGAGACTTTCCCCTTATACAAGAGATTGAGGCAGCGACAGCTCGGATGATCCCGGACTTGCCGGACGGTTTGGGTACGCCGGACCGCGACGGAACGCTGCTGGTGGTTGGTGAGCCTGCAGTCGGGTTTGCACACATAAGTGAGGTCGACGGCAGGTTCAACCTTGAGCGGATCGTCGTTCGACCAGACCAGACACGCCAGGGGCGCGGCACGGAATTGGTGTACGCCGCCGTCCAGCTGGTCGCGACTCGCGGTGGTGACGCGCTGAGTCTTGCCGCGTTTACCGACGTACCCGGCAACGAACCGTTCTTCCGGGCCCTCGGCTTCGCACCCGTCGAACAGCCCGCCGGCCGGGAGCCGGTCACGATGTCAGAGAACCCGACACCTGCTGATAAGCGGATCGTCATGATGAGGCCGATTGCGCCCGGCGTCGTGCCGCGGCCGGCGGTGAGCGTGATCCCCGTCCGCGATGGTGATGCGGGGCTTGAGGTCTTCGTGCAGCACCGCGTGCAGACCATGGACTTTGCCCCTGGGGTGGTCGTTTTTCCTGGCGGGCGTGTCGACCCGGTTGACGCCGAGCACGCGGCGCAGGTTCCCGATGAGCAGCTCGATGAGCTGGTCGACGTTTGGCGCGACTCGGCGTACGTTCGGCAGGCCGAGGATCCTCGGTTCGCCGTACGCGTCATCCTTGCGACCGGAATTCGCGAGGTAGCCGAGGAAACCGGCGTCCAGCTGAGGCCGGACGAATTGATTCCGTGGGATGACTGGACGACCCCGCCTGGCGTCCCGAAGCGGTTCCAAGTGCATTTCATGGTGGCGCACCTGCCGTCCGACGATGAGCGGTCGCCCCAGAACACCACCACAGAGGCATTTAAGTCCGAATGGCTGCCGGTGAGCGAGGTGCTGCGACGAGGCGCTACGGCCGAACTAAAGGTGATGACCCCGACTCGGGTGATCTTGGAAGAGTTAGAGCAGTTCGGCGACGTGGCTACCGTGCTGGCGGCGTGTCCGGAGATTACGCCGGTGCTCTTCGACCACCTTCTCACTCGGCCGCGGCCGCGGCGCAATCTCATGGAAGCGACCGAATAA
- a CDS encoding ArsR/SmtB family transcription factor, whose protein sequence is MPTYEASDEWSILGDRTRRAIVECLATRPRAVGEIADELPVTRPAVSQHLKVLKDAGLVTEQAAGTRRIYRLNPAGVAALRDQLDTFWNRALSGYSDIADEPTKEKP, encoded by the coding sequence GTGCCCACTTACGAAGCAAGCGATGAATGGTCCATCCTCGGCGACCGGACCAGGCGTGCCATCGTCGAATGCCTGGCTACCCGGCCTCGTGCGGTCGGCGAGATTGCGGACGAGCTGCCGGTGACCCGGCCCGCGGTGTCACAGCACCTGAAGGTCCTCAAGGACGCGGGACTGGTCACCGAACAGGCCGCCGGCACTCGCCGCATCTACCGGCTCAACCCCGCCGGCGTCGCCGCTTTGCGTGATCAGCTGGACACGTTCTGGAACCGGGCGCTGTCCGGATATTCGGACATCGCGGACGAACCAACCAAGGAGAAACCATGA
- a CDS encoding SRPBCC family protein encodes MTTTADEVVLKQVLIEAPIERAFAVFTERFGDFKPPEHNLLQSPITETVFENHVGGHIYDRAADGSECRWARVLAFEPPHRVVFSWDIDPQWRVETNPDNTSEVEVRFISESPQRTRVELEHRHIDRHGPGWESVRDGVAGDAGWPLYLSRYVALFPESS; translated from the coding sequence ATGACCACTACTGCCGATGAAGTAGTACTCAAGCAGGTCCTCATCGAGGCGCCGATCGAGCGCGCATTCGCCGTGTTCACGGAGCGATTCGGCGACTTCAAACCACCCGAGCACAACTTGCTCCAGTCCCCTATCACCGAGACCGTGTTTGAAAATCATGTCGGTGGGCACATCTACGACCGCGCCGCCGATGGCAGCGAATGCCGATGGGCACGTGTCCTCGCCTTCGAACCACCGCACCGGGTCGTGTTCAGCTGGGACATCGATCCACAGTGGCGCGTCGAGACCAACCCGGACAATACGAGCGAGGTAGAGGTCCGGTTCATCTCAGAGTCTCCACAACGCACGCGGGTCGAGCTCGAGCATCGCCACATCGACAGGCACGGTCCCGGGTGGGAATCTGTGCGCGATGGCGTGGCGGGCGACGCGGGATGGCCGCTGTACCTTTCGCGGTACGTCGCATTGTTCCCCGAGAGCAGCTAA
- a CDS encoding FAD-dependent oxidoreductase, whose translation MSYSADVIIVGLGAAGSCAAIAAHDAGASVIVIEKQPHDAHLPNTRRSQGGFHSPDPDGDREALMEYATAMFSGRNLPNQLEGEQEEFVDELARIWADNAPQNAEFMRGLDSSFQTPIRVGAAFPDFPGAAESKYGVAVSTYTGQADETALRGRTSDTPKELKESGEAFYACLMMGIESRSIPVHFATAAADLIIDATGEITGVRAKHDDGDREFHANRAVIIASGGFEYNPKMRKAFLPGPGIDGWAFYGSEANTGDGIQMALRAGAALSAVGMVAGRVICAIPERRNGLRIGLNTSGVGKPNEIVVDNGGRRYASERTITKDPSRYFFYKDALHFDTQKLEYPRIPSWMIFDATMMDRGPVISLPTLAYHGLEWGEDNRKALEQGWILTAPTLELLGEEINRHSDSRKSMDAKTLAATVDSWNDSCARGYDADFERDPATMGPVITPPFYAIPLYPGGPNTKGGIRADARRRVLDWNDEPIPRLYAAGEICSVFQFAYQGGGNLAEGIVFGRVAGAHAAAETPHVNGR comes from the coding sequence GTGTCCTACTCAGCCGATGTAATCATCGTTGGTCTAGGTGCCGCCGGCTCGTGTGCGGCGATCGCGGCGCATGATGCCGGTGCGTCCGTGATCGTGATCGAGAAGCAGCCGCATGATGCGCACCTACCCAACACGCGCAGGAGCCAGGGTGGTTTCCACAGCCCAGATCCCGACGGGGATCGCGAAGCGCTTATGGAGTATGCGACCGCGATGTTCAGTGGCCGCAACCTGCCCAACCAGCTTGAGGGTGAGCAGGAGGAGTTCGTCGACGAGCTCGCGCGGATCTGGGCAGACAATGCGCCGCAGAACGCCGAGTTTATGCGCGGGCTCGACTCTTCCTTCCAGACTCCGATCAGAGTGGGTGCGGCCTTTCCCGACTTTCCGGGTGCCGCCGAGTCCAAGTACGGTGTCGCGGTTTCCACATATACCGGACAAGCAGACGAGACCGCGCTTCGCGGGCGTACGTCGGATACTCCGAAGGAGCTCAAGGAATCGGGCGAGGCGTTCTATGCGTGCCTGATGATGGGGATCGAATCACGTTCGATACCGGTCCACTTCGCCACCGCGGCGGCGGACCTGATTATCGATGCGACCGGCGAAATCACTGGTGTGCGGGCAAAGCACGACGATGGCGACCGCGAGTTCCACGCGAACCGGGCGGTCATCATCGCGTCGGGCGGTTTTGAGTACAACCCGAAGATGCGCAAGGCGTTTCTCCCGGGCCCCGGCATCGACGGCTGGGCGTTCTATGGATCCGAGGCCAATACCGGTGACGGCATCCAGATGGCGCTGCGTGCCGGTGCCGCACTCTCCGCCGTGGGAATGGTCGCGGGCAGGGTCATCTGCGCGATCCCGGAACGACGCAACGGCCTGCGAATCGGCCTGAACACCTCTGGTGTAGGCAAACCCAACGAGATCGTGGTCGACAACGGCGGGCGGCGCTACGCATCCGAACGGACCATTACCAAGGACCCGAGTCGCTACTTCTTCTACAAAGACGCGTTGCACTTCGACACGCAAAAGTTGGAGTACCCACGAATACCGTCGTGGATGATCTTTGACGCCACGATGATGGACCGCGGCCCCGTGATCAGCCTGCCGACTCTTGCCTATCACGGCCTGGAATGGGGCGAGGACAACCGCAAAGCCCTCGAGCAAGGCTGGATCTTGACGGCACCGACGCTGGAACTATTGGGCGAGGAGATCAACCGTCATTCCGACAGTCGCAAGTCGATGGATGCCAAGACGCTCGCCGCGACAGTGGACAGCTGGAACGATTCGTGCGCTCGCGGGTACGACGCCGACTTCGAGCGGGATCCGGCCACCATGGGTCCGGTCATCACACCGCCGTTCTACGCCATACCGCTCTACCCGGGCGGACCAAACACCAAAGGCGGGATACGCGCCGACGCGAGGCGCCGCGTACTGGACTGGAACGACGAGCCCATCCCGCGTCTGTATGCGGCAGGCGAGATCTGCTCGGTGTTTCAGTTCGCCTATCAGGGCGGCGGAAATCTCGCCGAAGGGATCGTCTTCGGTCGGGTCGCCGGCGCACACGCTGCGGCTGAGACGCCGCACGTGAACGGCAGGTAG
- a CDS encoding LLM class flavin-dependent oxidoreductase: MATEIPIETSLLGREVMLNLMISAQYPVQDDPVARFSEQLEQTRFARDHGFDGVIATQHYLAYPFQYLHPLAILARLVPETGDMRIATGISLSALAHPVDLAEQLATVDIMSNGRLSVGVGLGYRDLEFAAFGLGKKGRLKRYLDNIDLMRQLWTSDRVTADLDHARLDDVPIALRPVQRPHPPLSMAAHSKTAIERTAKMGIPWAAAAAHVDGDYFRQQVDIFRRACTTYGNEGLPMIVGHELYVASTEEAALDVVRRSLAVKYAAYQQWGQDTVLPESQSFDKEFEELRKGRFIIGDPATCARQLQTLIDDVQPAQLTLRMNWPGMTRDELMSGLELFVNEVMPQVPALRPTA, encoded by the coding sequence ATGGCGACAGAAATTCCGATTGAGACGTCACTTTTAGGTCGTGAGGTCATGCTCAATCTCATGATCTCGGCGCAGTATCCGGTGCAAGACGATCCGGTCGCGCGGTTCTCCGAGCAGCTAGAACAGACGCGTTTCGCCCGCGACCACGGCTTCGACGGAGTGATCGCCACGCAGCACTACCTGGCCTATCCGTTCCAGTACTTGCATCCGCTGGCCATCCTGGCACGGCTGGTCCCCGAGACCGGCGACATGCGCATCGCTACCGGAATCAGTCTGTCGGCGCTGGCTCATCCGGTCGACCTCGCCGAGCAACTCGCGACCGTCGATATCATGTCGAATGGGCGCCTGTCGGTGGGCGTCGGACTCGGTTACCGCGACCTCGAGTTCGCCGCCTTCGGGCTCGGCAAGAAGGGGCGGCTCAAACGCTATCTCGACAACATCGACCTTATGCGGCAGTTGTGGACCTCCGACCGGGTCACCGCAGACTTGGACCACGCGCGACTCGACGACGTACCGATCGCGCTGCGCCCGGTCCAGCGTCCGCACCCACCGCTCTCGATGGCCGCGCATTCGAAGACGGCGATCGAACGAACCGCGAAAATGGGGATCCCCTGGGCCGCAGCGGCTGCGCATGTCGATGGCGACTACTTCCGGCAACAGGTCGACATCTTCCGCCGGGCCTGTACGACGTACGGCAACGAGGGACTGCCCATGATCGTCGGGCACGAACTCTATGTCGCCAGTACCGAGGAGGCGGCGCTCGACGTCGTACGCCGGTCCCTGGCCGTCAAGTACGCCGCCTACCAACAGTGGGGGCAGGACACCGTGCTGCCCGAGAGCCAGAGTTTCGACAAGGAATTCGAGGAGCTGCGCAAAGGACGCTTCATCATCGGTGATCCCGCGACGTGCGCCCGCCAGCTTCAGACGCTCATTGACGACGTACAACCAGCACAACTCACCCTCCGGATGAACTGGCCGGGCATGACCCGCGACGAGCTGATGAGCGGGCTCGAGTTGTTCGTCAACGAGGTCATGCCTCAGGTGCCGGCCCTACGCCCCACCGCTTGA
- a CDS encoding TetR/AcrR family transcriptional regulator — MTTRRTGLREQKKHATREALSAAALQLALERGLDSLRVNDIAEAAGVAPRTYNNYFSSREQAIIAAITADRESRVAAAVIARPVDVSLSAAVVDAVVGQYVEPDKHARDVLLLITTNPTLRASYIDAAAMIESPLADVLVERCALIDPLTARVLAASVGAAVRVALDAWVQPSSSSGIVVPSGSLPDLLRTALAPLLPAMDAAERRHRD; from the coding sequence GTGACGACACGTCGAACCGGCCTGCGCGAACAGAAGAAGCACGCCACAAGAGAAGCTCTGTCTGCGGCCGCGCTCCAACTGGCCCTGGAGCGGGGGCTCGACAGTCTGCGCGTCAATGACATCGCCGAGGCTGCCGGCGTGGCGCCGAGAACCTACAACAACTACTTCTCGAGCCGAGAGCAGGCGATTATCGCCGCCATCACCGCGGACAGGGAGTCGCGAGTGGCGGCGGCCGTGATCGCTCGCCCTGTGGACGTCAGCCTCTCCGCTGCTGTCGTCGACGCCGTCGTGGGCCAGTACGTTGAGCCAGATAAACACGCTCGCGATGTATTGCTGCTGATCACGACCAATCCGACGCTGCGTGCGTCGTACATCGACGCCGCCGCGATGATCGAGAGCCCGCTCGCTGATGTCCTTGTGGAGCGCTGCGCCCTTATCGACCCGCTGACAGCACGCGTGCTCGCGGCCAGCGTGGGCGCCGCCGTCCGGGTCGCGCTTGACGCGTGGGTGCAGCCCTCGTCGAGCAGTGGGATCGTCGTCCCATCTGGTTCGTTGCCTGATCTGCTACGAACTGCGCTCGCACCTCTGCTCCCCGCGATGGATGCTGCCGAAAGACGCCACCGCGATTGA